From the genome of Kwoniella newhampshirensis strain CBS 13917 chromosome 12, whole genome shotgun sequence:
AGTCAAGCCACCCAAATGTCAGTCGAAAGGCAGCCATAATGGGAGGTAGAGGAGGCGAGAACAGAGATTCGATCGCAAGTGCCGCCCGAGGAGATGCAGGAGTGTACGGTAGGACGCCGCAGGCTGCGAGAAGTCTGCCAAGCAGGTAAGAGTTCGATTTGCCCTACCAACCGCGTCGCAACTGATAAAGCTGCAAACAGCGTCAGACGGAGCTCGGTGTTCCCGTCCACCAACCACAGCCGAGCATCTCTTGCCCCGGGACTCTACTCCTCGGTCGCCTTCAAGGACTCACGACCGCTCCGAGACAAGGCTTTTCAGACCAACTGTATGCGTAATGTCAGCGATTATCTTGTCAATGCTCGATATCCCGGCTCAATCACTCCTAAAACCTTCATATCTCCTACTTCCAAAGAGTTCCAATCAATTTTACGTTTCCTGGTCAatgatctcatcgacccTGGTATGACCTGGGGGAAGAAgttcgaagatgatgctTTGGCAGTGTTGAAGGATCTCAGATACCCTGGGTTGGAATCGATATCCAAAACAGCTTTTACCGCTCCAGGAGCGCCGCAATCATGGCCTGGGATGCTCGCCATGCTGAATTGGCTCGTGGAACTCTGCAAGGTGATTGATTGCGCTCATTCGTGATCCAAAAATGCTGATCAGCTCTATTCTAAGGCTCTCGAAAATTGGAGCGATCCAAACTGTATCtctgatcctctcctcatGTCGGCGAAGGACTTGCCTCTCGATCATCCCAACCTCGAAGATCGCCTGTTATGGGATTTTTCATCGAAGACGTATTCTCAATGGTTCGACGGTGGAGCAGAAGAGTTTCCAGACGCGGAACAAGAGTTAGCGGACATCTATGGTATGTACAGACATATGTTGGCGGTATCCGACCAGCACTTACTTGAGCGACAGATCGGATGACTGCCACTACTATTGAGGAGTGCGCGAAATTGGAGATAACGGCTCAGAAGCGCAATGTTGAGTTGCAACAGCTCCATGCACAGGAAGTGAGTTTAGTGATCGTTAGTGAGCTTCTCAATGACAAAACTCTTGCTAGCCCCCGTTGAAAAAGCTGGAAGACGAATATGTGCAACTCATGAGCGACAAAACCAAATTCATTGCGTTCATCGATCTCCATAGACAGAaagcggagaagacgaggcaAGCGATAGCCAAGATCCGAACAGCAGTGAATAATCAGAGTCAGTCGTACGCAATGTAATGGAGATGACTCTGCTGACTCCTGACAGATCAAGAACTCGAAGCGCACCGGGCTGAATTGCATCGGATTGAACAGGCCGTCGCTGTCCAGAATCTATCTCCTGATGAAGTCAACCGGATGAATCATGAGCGAGAGTCCCTCACTCGGAACCTGGACGATTTGCGTAACAAGATAGCTGAAGCTAGCCAATTCGCTTACGATCAGGAAATGCTGGTCACAAAATCCATGGATCGCTTCGAGACGCTCATGGCAGATTACACCGCCTTCGCTCATCAAATTGGAACCATTCACCCGATCTCCGACGACGCCCCTTCTGGACCAGGCGAAGTGGACTTCGCCATAGATCTCGATCTTGGAGTTGAAgatctggaggaggtgaagatggcgGGAGCCAAATTGCGATCGAGTATCTGGCACGGTCTGCAGGCGTATCGTGAAACTTTCAGGCAACAAGCCCTTGAACTAAGCAACGTCTCCATCGTTCTGGACGATCAGTTCGACAGGCTGGGGCAAAAGGTTGAgagacagaaggaggaagtgggcAATCTGGAAGTGCGACTGAAGGTTGTTCATGAGCAGGCTGAAGACGCGCAAAGTGTGAGTGTCCAGCAACAGCTTGAAAGGGATACGATGAAACTTATTCTATTTCTATCTTCTGAAGCAACTTACATCTGAAAATGCGGACACGAACAAGATCATTGCTCAGCTGGAGGCAGAGGTCACGAATATGTTGGCAGCTAGTCAGCAGGGTGTTTTAGCCACACAGTCTCAGCTGGAGAGTACCAGAATAGCGTGCGTCAAGTCAGGTATATTGCGTTCTCCATGCGTGCTGACATGCTCCTCTGTCCAGCTTCAAAGAATTGCGACACAAGACAGCGCTTTTGCAAGACTCTGTGGTGACTGAGGTAGGTAGCCATATtgatgtcatcatcaaagcCAAAGAACATGCGACGAATAGCTTGAGAAGCATCAGGACACTGGCAGAGACTCAGTGATATATCAGAGTAGCAGGTGGCTTCATAGCGGACCGTCGCTTGTGTATGTATAGTAATCAAAGGTAGATTGAATAGCTAGGCAGTGCTTGGTCGCCATGATAAGCGAGTTGACATGATATCATTATTTATTTGTGCCACTTGACGACACACGCGCCCTACACGCGTTTTGGTGGTTTCAAACATAATactcctttccctctgcTTGAATTGACTCTTCTTATCAGTCGCAGTACACAACAGATCAAGTCGAGAGGTCAACCATACTCTTTCACAACGAGCTGAGGGATCGCATGCCTGCACCGTGACTCCCCAGATCGCGCATGGCACGCCATGACCCGAGCATTTGACGACCATTTCCCCACCGTCGAAGATCGCGTCACCGAATCTATCGATAAATGGGCAGAGGACTTGCGatctctccttgtccaagCCAAGGACCGCTTCGGAGACGTCAGCTGGGACATTCATCCAGGCGGAGAGGAAATATGGGGTCATAAGGGTGAGTGCCCAGTGATCGAAATGCGCTGATAACCATCAGCTGTCGTCTACGCTCGTGCCTCCAGTCAGTGCTTCTCACCGCACTGGATAACATTGCATCGTCTGTCTTACTAATCTCGCTACCTCAGGAGCGTTCAGAGAACGCTACCTCCTCTCAACAGAAGCTTCGCGCACTACGCTTGCCGAAGGAACGTCCTCCATTCAACATTTGTCGCCGATTCTGGACCCATCATCGCCATACACCACCCAAGCTACACGCTCAAGTGATGTATCGCTGCGAACAGTCAATTGGGGACGTGCagtgggagaggatgtaCAAGACCTTCAAAAATCGCAGGTACAAGGGGGAGCAACAGAGCTGTTGAAACCTCAGCTCGAGTGAGCAGATCTTTCTTGTCTCCAGATTCCGACTAGTGCAGACTGACCATGGAGGGAATAAGAACAGATGGCTCTATACAGGCGAAGGCCTGGGCGATGTCGTGGAAGACGTAACCGCGGACGACCATTCTGTTGTAGACGGAATCCGACCGCGTAGCCTCGAATGGCGAGAGAGTCTTCTGgacagaagagagaagctCGGGCAGGATCTCACTTATATGTGGCGAAGCAAGCTTTATGCCGACATTCGGATACATCTCGCTAAACAGACTAACGAGATCGTCaaagatgtcaaagagGGTTCTCCACGATCCATCGAACCTTTGTCGACTGCCGATGTCTTCCCCTCTCATCGTTTCATTCTCGCTTCACGATCACCCTATTTCGCTTCAGTACTCCTCAATCCCTCATCTTTCCAGCCTCATACCACAGACATATATCTCGCGACACCGCCCTTCACATCACCTGCGTTGCACTTTTGCCTCGGATATATATACGCAGGCCGACTAGACTTCTCTAATCGCACGCTCGACCTGTTGACAGCGTTTGATATATATCGAGCAGCGGTATATCTACAGATATCATCCCTGGTGGACGAAATTGAGTCCAGGATCGTGCACGATTTTTGCCACGGACTTCACTGGAAAACTTGCCATTGTCAGAAGTGTACAATGCGAGTAGCGAAGGTCTGGCGATTTGCTGGCTCCACTGATGTCAGTGCACTCGCTTTGGAGCGGACGGCCAGGCGGTACTTGACAGAAGGTTGGGGAGTAAGTTGGACAAAGGATGTCGGTCGAGCAAGCGTTCTGCTTCAAGATAAACTCCTTGCCGATGTCGTATGCTCCATTCAACCCGCAAGCGTTGTCTCGGCTATCAGATCAATCATCCTAGTGCGATCGAGGATGAATGACGCTCTTCAAACCCATCCTCGCACGTCAAGGTCATGGGTGGATAAGCTTCAGACCCTGGTAGATAAGGTCGACCATCGGGTGTCGGACGTGTTGATTCGGGACCTATCGCGAGTTCTGAAAAGCGTAGATTTTCGGAGCATCGCTCAGAGTCAAAGTTTTGAGCGGCACCTCCTGGAGGCGATTGTCGGTAGGATTGTACAACACACGACTGTCGCTGCGGACTGCGTAGGTTCTCCCCGGACATATCAGGTGAGCTTGCCAGCATTAGTACCATCGGCTAATACGCAGTAGTCACTCCGCTCTTTCTGTACAAGCGTAGACTCCGATCCTGCGCATGATGACACGTTTATGAGTATCGATTGTCTTGCCATCATGCAACAAGCCCAAACTGCCATGATACATAATATacggaagaggtggatgcAGATCAAGTACGAGGGCGGATTTGGTGATCTAGAGACCTGGTGTTTGCATGAAATTAGCGAAAGTGAGTGTCCTGCGTCGATCTCGCTAACTGGCTAGAGATTGATATACCTGCTGGCGACTTGGTTGATTCACCGTCAACGCAATCTCCATCAGTAGCTTCAGGTATCGCGAAGGGCCGGTTCGAGTTAGTCCCCTCTTGGAGACGAAAGCGCAACTCAACCCATATCTTGCCTTTCAGCAGTCCTGGAGTACCCGATCGAAAGCCCCCGCTCCCGGCACAATTTCCACAGGGCTTGAAACAATTACATCTGAGCAGCTCAGCTTCGAATCGCACAATCGCGCCCACATCGTCGGCTCGAATCAACGCAAAGATTGTCCACTGTCCTGCACCGAAAATTCTGCCTGGGATAGATATGGGTGACAGCTCCGGTTCCAAGTCCGCCTCTGACAGCTCTGCCAGACACCTGCCGACGGCGGCCCGTCCGCCACATGCCATGTCCACCCTTGAGAAGCTGGTTGACCATGCGTCGTCATCGAGCTCTATTCAGGCAGTTCGCGACGTCAAAAAGTCCTCTGCCACTTCTTGTTACAGGGCCACACCATCGACTGCAGCGCTGAGGGCGCCGGGTCGATTTGTATCTCATGCTGCAGGCGTGCTTAGTGAATCCTCTTCTGTCACAGCCACGGCTCTCGAGTCACACATGACGCCTTCTCTTACCATGTACAACCAGTCGTCGAAGCCATTGACGACTAACCCGCTTCACGAAGGTGGTCGTCACTCCACGAATCGCTGCATACCACATCGGGAATTCGATCTCACGAAGCAGAGTTCGCCCTCGAAGTCTGCAGTCCAAGAGACCCCTGTTCCGCAGGTGGACACTGATTCGCCCAGGCCGGTTGTGAAGGACCATACATTTCGAGCTGAAACTGCAGTTTCCACTCCTTGGCGCACGTCATCTCACAGATTTGGCGCCCCGGCGATCGATATGCGGCAGGAAATTCCGAGTCACCCTAGGGAGGACGGCTCTTCGTTTCGTCGACCTGCGCCCTTCATGGACCGCACCTTACAAGCGAACTACGGTGCATCGAGGAGCGACCGCAGACCGAATACTCCTGAGCTCAGGTCGAAGTCCCTCCATCCAACCGACATGGCCACGATACTACCCAACGCTGATACCTGTACGCCTCTTGGAGTATCACTGAAGGTCGGTATTCCTTGTATAGTGTCGCTTGCCCGGAAGAGAGCCCGTTTTAAGGCTGAGGTTAGGTACATCGGCTGCATGACGGGAGTGAGTTGAACATTAAACATGTTCCATTTGCTGACTACGACCCACAGGCGCTGGGCCCCTGGATCGGTCTCGAAGTGGATGATTTAGCTCGGTTCGGAATAGCCACGCTCCCCCGCGGAATAGTAGACGGAGTGCAGTATTTTCGGGTCGAACGGGCATACGAAGCAGTCAATAATCATAACGCGCTGGTGGATCGGAGTTGCTCAAATACCTCACGCCTGGGCGACACAGCCGTTCCACAAATAGTGCCCTCATCGATAGGGCCCCGATCGCGTTTTGAGCAAAGGGGCAGTCGGGCGCTATTCGTGAGACCTGCGGAGATTGTCTTTGTCTTCGGGGACAAATGAAGTGTCGATATCTCCCAGTTGTATAATTTGTGCACTGTCAATCGGAGGCGTAAAACGATCGGTGTCGTTCGAATGAACACAGCCCGTGCATCATGCCTTTGAGTCGTAGTAATGTACAAGCCCCCAAGACTACGCTTCAATGTATCCAAACGATGCTCCTGGAGACtgttctctcttcctccaacttGCCTTCCTCACCACCGAATCCATTACTCATTCTCAACACGATCGTGATTCCCAAAAGCAAAACTTTCCTAGCAATCCCCTCCCCCCTTTTCTCTCCGACTCAAAACCAAACCGCTCCATATTCATCCTAGGTCTGATATGTACGCGGTCGTTGTCGAAGTGCTTGAGAAAGGAACAGATGGTCTGAAGATGGAAGTTTGTGATGGGATTAGAGGTTGAGCTTGGTTCGTCGCCAGTGTCGTCGCTTGGCGTTGTACTGTGTGAGACAATACAAGGATATGATCATCAGTAAAAGCCACGATTCAGATGTATGGGTCGAGGTGGTAGGACTATATCTATGAGGTCGTCTGTGAAGCAGCAaaaggaggaaggcaaGTGATACTGACTTGGATGTTGTCTATCATAGAGTAGGATCAGCTGCTGTTCTTTtcgttctctttctttctaATCAACATGAGAAAGATGTTGACTCACTGTCAGTCTTGAGACGGAACCATTGAGGGATGGGTCGGTTCTGACGAGCTTTCTTGGCGAGCTTTTGTTTGATGATAAAGGTCTTTTGGGAGGGCTAGAAGGAGGTAAGATATCATGAGTGTTAGCAATCTGCCCGGATGTATTCGAAACACATCGTGTATGGAATGCAGCGCTAGGAGAGAAGAGTGTGGTGTGAGACGGTATCCCCGGAGCGATGACGAGTTTGGACATGATGGACGGGATGAGGGATGCAAGGTTACAGAGAGGATTCGGTCGAGCGTCCGTCCGAGTCGTTGACGATATCGGGGGTGACAGGTTTTGACGAAAGGCCGAGCGTATGATCGTGCCATttcgacgacaacaacCATTGGCTCTCTCcgtctcgacctcgagagccctcttcccttgcctttccGCTCCTCACCATCCGTCCATCCAATCGTCCTCGCTCCACTGCGCTTCACGTCTACTCCTTTTGGTGATCTCCCCAGCCGGTTCCCTTCTTGGCCCTCCCATCCATCTATCCCGCTCGTTGCCATTTCGTGGGATGACAGCGCCAgaagacactcaccatctttGCTGGATTCTCGTCGAGGAATACTTGATGGctgaagggaagaagaagagaaaaaaaAAGGCGTGAAAAGGTCGAAAAGTGAATGATCTCAACGAATCGAGTGCACCAATCCTCACTGACACCACGCGGACACGGACGAGGGCCAGTGAGCGAGAGAGTGGTAACTACAGGGGGAGGGAATTGTCAAAGTGGCAGTTTCGCCCAACAATCAATTTTGAGAAACGCCGACAGTGTGTTTTGGCCTTCGGGGTTTCGATTCGTGGCAGCCTTCCTTGTTTTTCCCAATCAGCGGAAGTAAATtgtcacctccacctcttttcGGAGGGGAGACGGGAAAGGGTtcaacctccacctgtTTTCAATTCTTATCATTTTTAGTCTCAGATCCGGTTCGGTTACATCAGGGTAGTATTTCTGTATTTTACATCCCCTTTGCCATAATCCCGTCCATCCGCGTGCTGATCGGAAGCCTGAGGGTTAATTCTCCTCAAAGTTTCCCCCCAACCCCCGCTTGTGACTACCCCTACGAAACAAAGTAAGAAAAACCCCCCGATTCGATCGAGTGCGTCGTTTGATCGGGAAACGCGGAGAGTGAGAGTAGAGAGTGTCAGAGAGAGtagaggagagagaaaaaggACACAAGCTCTTCTATTCACTCACTCAGTTTCAATACTACTCTCGCTCAAAATCCCATCACTTTCCACCCCTATTAGGTAATTCATTGAGCACCTGGCCCCGCCCCAACCAACCCACCTGATTTTAACATTATTGGATTCCTGTGCATCGTCTCACTTGCAGTCCAAGCACTACTACTGGCATTACTCTGCTGCCAGTTTGTAATCCGTGGTCTGGAACGGGAAACTGAACTCAAACTAGTTGGCTCAGTCGCAACCACCTACTCGTCTCGCCTATCCGATCCAACCTCACAACAataacaacaacaacaacgacaacaacagaTCAATCGATATCATTCACAACCCGTCTATCgtcgttctcctcgatcagacACAGCGAGGGACCGACCTGCCCCTCAAAAACGTTTCTTTGTCTCATCGAAAGCATTCTGCATATCGTCAAATCAAACCCATTTCGCCATGGCAACCTACCACCCGTATCAACCGccaccctcctccacctttgACGAAGGCAGTTCGGTCTCCCCTGACGGATCAGCGGGGACATCGTCCTTGCCAGGTGGAACGGTCGATGGCGGTCATGGAGAAGGCGGGATTGGGAAATGGACCAATCCGAAACCCGCGCCCGTCAAAGCAGCCTGTCTGAGTTGCAGGACAAAGAAGGCCAAATGCGACGGGACTCGACCCGTCTGTggtcaggtgagtggcgcATGCATCGCGAAATCAATTGACCTTGATGCTGAGAGAGTCTATCATGCAGTGCTCGAGGAAGGGCTTGGAGTGTGTCTTTGTCAAATCAAGACGTGGTGGTGCAAGGAAAAGACGTCAGGGTATGCTAGCTCCGCTGCTTGTGACCGTCCCGCAATAGACGTCATGCTGAGCGATATCGTGATCTTATAGTGATTCCACCAACCGCCTTGTCAGAATACCTCAAGAAACTAGATTCATTGCTCGCTGCGCCTATGCACAATGATCTCGGTCAGGAAACGATCGACCTGACAGTTGAAGACACGACCAACATCGTCAGGCAGTACTCTACTCGTGAAGAAGTGTGAGTGGCAATCTCGGGGGCTGATTCGGGGGAGATGCTCTGATCACTGACGGCGGGATGCAGTTTCCAACGGTACTACGATGACGTTCACCCATTCGTTCCGGTCATGCCACCGCGAGGATACCTCAACATGATTCTCCCCACCCTCCTCCCCGCTTCCCCTTTCCTGCTCGCCACACAAACCATCCTTGTTCTTGTCCCTCATCCCAGTGATCCCAATCCCAAGTCGGCAAACTCCAAACGTTTGCGACAGGGAACGTCCAACGCTCTGGGCGCGCAAACCCTCGAACTTGTCGAAAGCATGATTGCGAACGGCACCGCCAACCTCGAATGCATCCAGGCTTTGGTCATGTTGAGTCTGTGGGAGTGGAGCAACTCGGGAAGTGTGCCCAGGAATCGACAGAGATCATCGCAAGCAATACAATTGGCGATGACCATGGGGCTGAACGAAATGGATCAATTCGGTCATGGGACCACTGGTCGTTCGGTGGAAGGTCTTGATTGGCAACGCGATATGGCCAGAAGGACGTGGTGGACCGTCTACAGCACCCAAATGGTATCCTCCATAATATCAGGGACAGAACCGATCCTCAGTCCGGATGACCCTCGGGTCCACGTCGATTTCCCTATCTGCTCGATAGACGACCATACCTGGCAAAACTACACCGAGACCATTCGAAGCTGTGCTCGAATCTTTGCATTGGTCAACAGTGTCTACTACACTGAAGCGTCCTCTGATGCCAGTAGCTGGGGTGCCAAGTCCCCTCCAACGACTCCGGAGGCACAAGACATTGCGAGGCGGAATATCGTGGAGACCGACAATAAGGTTCTGGAGCTGATCAAAGAGGCTGAGAGGACGAACATCATCGAGCTCGTTCcaggtggagaagaagaggtggtcCGCAACTTACAACTCGCTGCTCGTTTCGGTCTTGCAGTCGTGCACATTCACATCCATCGTAATCAAGCTTTCCCAGAGGTTTCCCTCTTCAGTAAGCGGATCTGCGGCTTGCCCCAGGCTCCCGACTTTTCGATGTCGCCCAGTCTAGCTACTCCCGACGCATCGCAACATAGCGAGCTCGGTGTGCAGATTACAAACGGAATGAACGGTAACCATTATGACGATGGAAACATGTACAGTGGCGAGTCCTCGACTAGCCACTCCACCGGGGAAATTTACAAGCACGAATCCACTAACGGCTTTGATGTGTCCACGATCAATACCGCGGGTACTGGCAACGGCAATATCACGGGATCATTGGACATGTACAATAACGGATCGTATCAAGCAGATTGGAGCAACGGTCAAGATGACGGTCAAGCCAATTTCGACTTCATCAGTGAGATGTGGCAACCCGAGACATACCCAGAGGATCTTCCTGCGCCGTGGTTTACCTATCCTGGCGGAGCGGCATCTCTGTACACGCCAGTCATCAACGAACTGAACCATCACCCGGCTTCGATCGTCACCATCAACACTCCTTCCGAAGGACGACACAATCGAAGACTTTCGGGATCTTCGTCGCTGGCTTCGACCAGTCGCCCGCATAAGGCCTGGGGAGTGGACGAGAAAGCCGACAAGGTCTTACCCCCACTCCAGGACAAGTCTCTGGACATATTCCCTCCAGGTATAAGTTTGGCGAGATGTGCGACAGCGGCGCATATGATTGTTAGACTGGAGGTGCTGCATCGAAGTGCCGTGATGGCGATGTGGG
Proteins encoded in this window:
- a CDS encoding 60S ribosomal protein eL39; its protein translation is MPSQKTFIIKQKLAKKARQNRPIPQWFRLKTDNNIQYNAKRRHWRRTKLNL